The following proteins are encoded in a genomic region of Streptomyces sp. NBC_01723:
- a CDS encoding P-II family nitrogen regulator: protein MKLITAVVKPHRLDEIKEALQAFGVHGLTVTEASGYGRQRGHTEVYRGAEYTVDLVPKIRIEVLVEDGDADQLIEVVVKAARTGKIGDGKVWSVPVDTAVRVRTGERGPDAL from the coding sequence ATGAAGCTCATCACCGCCGTCGTCAAGCCGCACCGGCTCGACGAGATCAAGGAGGCCCTCCAGGCCTTCGGGGTCCACGGCCTGACCGTCACCGAGGCCAGCGGCTACGGCCGCCAGCGCGGCCACACCGAGGTCTACCGGGGTGCCGAGTACACCGTCGACCTGGTGCCCAAGATCCGCATCGAGGTGCTGGTCGAGGACGGCGACGCCGATCAGCTGATCGAGGTCGTGGTCAAGGCGGCCCGCACCGGCAAGATCGGTGACGGCAAGGTCTGGTCGGTTCCGGTCGACACGGCCGTACGGGTGCGGACCGGCGAACGCGGTCCGGACGCCCTCTGA
- a CDS encoding ammonium transporter yields the protein MAPAITLAAETELSAANTGFMLICSALVMLMTPALAFFYGGMVRVKSTLNMLMMSFISLGIVTVLWVLYGFSMAFGTDTGSVVGWNSDWVGLSNIGLTELWDGYTIPVFVFLVFQLMFAVLTPALISGALADRVKFTAWALFIALWATVVYFPVAHWVWGAGGWAFELGVIDFAGGTAVHINAGAAALGVILVIGKRVGFKKDPMRPHSLPLVMLGAGLLWFGWFGFNAGSWLGNDDGVGALMFVNTQVATGAAVLGWLAYEKIRHGAFTTLGAASGAVSGLVAITPAGGAVSPLGAIAIGVIAGVLCAMAVGLKYRFGYDDSLDVVGVHLVGGILGSLLVGLFASGKGQSDVEGLFYGGGLDQFWKQCAGVFGVLAYSLVVSAILALILHKTIGMRVPEDDEVTGIDQAEHAETAYDFSGAGGGAARTTAAPTATQTASKKVDA from the coding sequence ATGGCTCCAGCCATCACGCTTGCCGCAGAGACGGAGCTCTCTGCCGCCAACACAGGCTTCATGCTCATCTGCTCCGCCCTGGTGATGCTGATGACGCCGGCCCTGGCCTTCTTCTACGGAGGCATGGTCCGCGTCAAGAGCACCCTGAACATGCTGATGATGAGCTTCATCAGCCTCGGCATCGTCACCGTCCTGTGGGTGCTGTACGGCTTCTCCATGGCGTTCGGCACCGACACCGGCTCCGTCGTCGGCTGGAACTCCGACTGGGTCGGCCTCAGCAACATCGGCCTGACCGAGCTGTGGGACGGCTACACCATCCCCGTCTTCGTCTTCCTGGTCTTCCAGCTGATGTTCGCGGTGCTCACACCCGCCCTGATCAGCGGCGCCCTCGCGGACCGGGTGAAGTTCACCGCCTGGGCGCTGTTCATCGCCCTGTGGGCCACGGTCGTCTACTTCCCGGTCGCGCACTGGGTCTGGGGCGCCGGCGGCTGGGCCTTCGAGCTGGGCGTGATCGACTTCGCCGGCGGTACGGCCGTGCACATCAACGCCGGCGCCGCGGCCCTCGGCGTGATCCTGGTGATCGGCAAGCGGGTCGGGTTCAAGAAGGACCCGATGCGCCCGCACAGCCTGCCGCTGGTCATGCTCGGCGCCGGCCTGCTGTGGTTCGGCTGGTTCGGCTTCAACGCCGGCTCCTGGCTCGGCAACGACGACGGCGTGGGCGCGCTGATGTTCGTCAACACGCAGGTCGCCACCGGTGCCGCGGTCCTTGGCTGGCTCGCCTACGAGAAGATCCGGCACGGTGCCTTCACCACCCTGGGCGCGGCCTCCGGCGCCGTCTCCGGCCTGGTCGCCATCACCCCGGCGGGCGGCGCGGTCTCCCCGCTCGGCGCGATCGCCATCGGCGTCATCGCCGGTGTGCTGTGCGCCATGGCGGTCGGCCTGAAGTACCGGTTCGGCTACGACGACTCGCTCGACGTGGTCGGCGTCCACCTCGTCGGCGGCATCCTCGGCTCCCTCCTCGTCGGCCTCTTCGCCTCCGGCAAGGGCCAGTCCGACGTCGAGGGCCTGTTCTACGGCGGCGGCCTGGACCAGTTCTGGAAGCAGTGCGCCGGCGTCTTCGGGGTGCTCGCCTACTCCCTGGTCGTCTCCGCCATCCTCGCCCTGATCCTGCACAAGACGATCGGCATGCGGGTACCGGAGGACGACGAGGTGACCGGCATCGACCAGGCCGAGCACGCCGAGACCGCATACGACTTCAGCGGTGCCGGCGGCGGTGCCGCCCGGACGACCGCCGCCCCGACGGCCACGCAGACCGCGAGCAAGAAGGTGGACGCATGA
- a CDS encoding bifunctional DNA primase/polymerase: MGFTIGIGSSRGMRETRSGARRRGRAVECTVVAEFTGLWGWDVVPGARAAAGACSCGRSDCPAPGAHPLDFAPRVPAGATLDGASEAWAQFPGAAVMLPVGRSFDVIEVAEAAGLRALTRLERMGLPLGPVAATPEGHAHFFVAPGAAAELPRLLYRLGWDDPSALDLRGLGSGTYITAPPSDRGGRGPVRWLRHPDLDSATKPPAARLLLGTLAYVAHRSRA; this comes from the coding sequence ATGGGCTTCACGATCGGCATCGGCAGCAGTCGGGGCATGCGCGAGACCCGGTCCGGCGCGCGCCGACGGGGCCGCGCCGTCGAGTGCACCGTCGTGGCCGAGTTCACCGGACTCTGGGGCTGGGACGTGGTGCCCGGCGCCCGGGCCGCGGCGGGGGCCTGCTCGTGCGGGCGGTCCGACTGCCCGGCACCGGGCGCGCATCCGCTGGACTTCGCCCCCCGGGTGCCGGCCGGGGCGACCCTGGACGGAGCGAGCGAGGCCTGGGCCCAGTTCCCGGGTGCCGCGGTGATGCTGCCGGTCGGGCGGAGCTTCGACGTGATCGAGGTCGCCGAGGCCGCCGGACTGCGGGCGCTGACCCGGCTGGAGCGCATGGGCCTCCCGCTCGGTCCGGTCGCGGCGACCCCCGAGGGCCACGCCCACTTCTTCGTCGCCCCGGGCGCCGCCGCCGAACTGCCCCGGCTGCTCTACCGGCTGGGCTGGGACGACCCGTCCGCCCTCGACCTGCGCGGCCTCGGTTCCGGTACGTACATCACGGCCCCGCCCTCCGACCGCGGCGGCCGGGGCCCGGTGCGCTGGCTGCGCCACCCGGACCTCGACTCGGCCACCAAACCGCCGGCGGCCCGTCTGCTGCTGGGGACGCTGGCGTACGTGGCCCACCGCTCGCGGGCATAG
- the ftsY gene encoding signal recognition particle-docking protein FtsY: MEIVILAVVIAVVVIGALGGLLVGSRRKKQLPPPPPATPDITAPPAEPHVGDEAETPRDETRRTIEEVDLPDGGTATVEEPPVAEELEIPQIEVPEPTAGRLVRLRARLSRSQNALGKGLLTLLSREHLDDDTWEEIEDTLLTADVGVQPTQELVERLRERVKVLGTRTHDELRALLREELINLVGPDMDREVKTEPPNSKPGIVMVVGVNGTGKTTTTGKLARVLVADGRSVVLGAADTFRAAAADQLQTWGERVGAHTVRGPEAGDPASVAFDAVKEGKEMGSDVVLIDTAGRLHTKTGLMDELGKVKRVVEKHAPLDEVLLVLDATTGQNGLIQARVFAEVVDITGIVLTKLDGTAKGGIVVAVQRELGVPVKLIGLGEGADDLAPFDPAAFVDALIGE, translated from the coding sequence ATGGAAATCGTCATCCTTGCTGTAGTCATCGCCGTGGTCGTGATCGGCGCGCTCGGCGGGCTGCTCGTGGGCTCGCGTCGCAAGAAGCAGCTGCCTCCGCCGCCGCCCGCCACGCCCGACATCACCGCCCCTCCGGCCGAGCCGCACGTCGGCGACGAGGCCGAGACGCCGCGCGACGAAACGCGCCGGACGATAGAGGAGGTCGACCTCCCGGACGGCGGCACCGCCACCGTCGAGGAGCCGCCCGTCGCCGAAGAGCTCGAGATCCCGCAGATCGAGGTTCCCGAGCCCACCGCCGGCCGACTGGTCCGGCTCCGTGCCCGCCTCTCCCGCTCGCAGAACGCCCTCGGCAAGGGCCTGCTCACCCTGCTCTCGCGGGAGCACCTCGACGACGACACCTGGGAGGAGATCGAGGACACCCTGCTCACCGCCGACGTGGGCGTGCAGCCCACCCAGGAGCTGGTCGAGCGGCTGCGCGAGCGGGTGAAGGTGCTCGGCACCCGCACCCACGACGAGCTGCGCGCCCTGCTGCGCGAGGAGCTGATCAACCTCGTCGGCCCCGACATGGACCGCGAGGTCAAGACCGAGCCGCCGAACAGCAAGCCCGGCATCGTGATGGTCGTCGGCGTCAACGGCACCGGCAAGACCACCACCACCGGCAAGCTCGCCCGCGTCCTGGTCGCCGACGGCCGCAGCGTCGTCCTCGGCGCCGCCGACACCTTCCGGGCCGCCGCCGCGGACCAGCTCCAGACCTGGGGCGAGCGGGTCGGCGCGCACACCGTGCGTGGCCCGGAGGCCGGTGACCCGGCCTCCGTCGCCTTCGACGCGGTCAAGGAGGGCAAGGAGATGGGCTCGGACGTCGTGCTCATCGACACCGCCGGCCGCCTGCACACCAAGACCGGCCTCATGGACGAGCTGGGCAAGGTCAAGCGCGTTGTGGAGAAGCACGCCCCGCTGGACGAGGTGCTGCTCGTACTCGACGCCACCACCGGCCAGAACGGTCTGATCCAGGCCCGGGTCTTCGCCGAGGTCGTCGACATCACCGGCATCGTGCTCACCAAGCTGGACGGCACGGCCAAGGGCGGCATCGTGGTGGCCGTGCAGCGCGAGCTGGGCGTGCCGGTCAAGCTGATCGGGCTCGGCGAGGGTGCGGACGACCTGGCGCCGTTCGATCCCGCCGCCTTCGTGGACGCCCTCATCGGGGAGTGA
- the nsdA gene encoding transcriptional repressor NsdA — protein sequence MSGNGGSGTSAGSASHADKRPNELLTSWFARSGWSKGELARQVNRRARQLGAGHISTDTSRVRRWLDGENPREPIPRILSELFSERFGVVVSVEDLGLRSTRPTPSATGVDLPWTGPQTVALLSEFSRSDLMLARRGFLGSSLALSAGPSLIEPMQRWLVPSPPPAGREPAPASRSRGRLSRPELELLESTAVMFRRWDARCGGGLRRKAVVGQLHEVTDLLQEPQTETTRAKLFKVAAELAELAGWMSYDVGLQPTAQKYFVLALHAAKEAGDRPLGSYILSSMSRQMIHLGRPDDALELVHLAQYGSRDCASPRTQSMLYAMEARAYANMGQPGRCKRAVRMAEDTFAEAAEWDEPDPDWIRFFSEAELYGENSHSFRDLAYVAGRSPAYASLADPLMRRAVELFAEDDEHQRSYALNLIGMATVHLLRREPEDSAGVAVEAMRIAKKVRSERVNTRIRKTVDTAVRDFGDLGEIVDLTERLAVELPETAEAV from the coding sequence GTGAGCGGCAACGGCGGAAGCGGTACGAGCGCGGGAAGCGCGTCGCACGCTGACAAGCGCCCGAACGAGCTGCTCACTTCGTGGTTCGCCCGCAGCGGCTGGTCCAAGGGCGAACTGGCCCGCCAGGTCAACCGCCGGGCCCGACAGCTGGGCGCCGGCCACATCTCCACCGACACCTCCCGGGTGCGCCGTTGGCTGGACGGGGAGAATCCGCGCGAGCCGATCCCGCGCATCCTGTCCGAGCTGTTCTCCGAGCGCTTCGGTGTCGTCGTCTCCGTCGAGGACCTGGGCCTGCGCTCCACCCGCCCCACGCCCTCCGCGACCGGGGTCGACCTGCCCTGGACGGGCCCGCAGACCGTGGCCCTGCTCAGCGAGTTCTCGCGCAGCGACCTCATGCTGGCGCGGCGCGGCTTCCTCGGCAGCTCGCTGGCCCTCTCCGCGGGCCCGTCCCTCATCGAGCCCATGCAGCGCTGGCTCGTCCCCTCGCCCCCGCCCGCCGGCCGCGAGCCCGCTCCCGCCTCCCGCTCGCGCGGGAGGCTCTCCCGCCCGGAGCTGGAGCTGCTGGAGTCCACCGCCGTGATGTTCCGCCGCTGGGACGCCCGGTGCGGCGGCGGCCTGCGCCGCAAGGCGGTGGTCGGCCAGCTGCACGAGGTGACCGACCTGCTCCAGGAACCGCAGACCGAGACCACCCGCGCCAAGCTGTTCAAGGTCGCCGCCGAGCTGGCCGAGCTGGCCGGCTGGATGTCGTACGACGTGGGCTTACAGCCCACCGCGCAGAAGTACTTCGTGCTCGCCCTGCACGCCGCCAAGGAGGCGGGGGACCGGCCGCTCGGCTCGTACATCCTGTCCAGCATGAGCCGCCAGATGATCCACCTCGGCCGGCCCGACGACGCCCTGGAACTGGTCCACCTCGCGCAGTACGGCAGCCGGGACTGCGCCAGCCCCCGCACCCAGTCGATGCTGTACGCGATGGAGGCCCGCGCCTACGCCAACATGGGGCAGCCCGGCCGCTGCAAGCGCGCGGTGCGCATGGCCGAGGACACCTTCGCCGAGGCCGCCGAGTGGGACGAGCCGGACCCCGACTGGATCCGCTTCTTCTCCGAGGCCGAGCTCTACGGCGAGAACAGCCACTCCTTCCGCGACCTCGCCTACGTGGCCGGCCGCAGCCCCGCCTACGCCTCCCTGGCCGATCCCCTGATGCGCCGGGCCGTGGAGCTGTTCGCCGAGGACGACGAGCACCAGCGCTCCTACGCGCTGAACCTGATCGGCATGGCCACCGTGCACCTGCTGCGCCGCGAACCAGAGGACAGCGCCGGCGTGGCCGTCGAGGCCATGCGCATCGCCAAGAAGGTCCGCTCCGAACGCGTCAACACCCGCATCCGCAAAACCGTCGACACGGCCGTACGCGATTTCGGCGACCTCGGCGAGATCGTCGACCTCACCGAGCGGCTCGCCGTCGAGCTTCCGGAGACCGCCGAAGCGGTCTGA